AGGGCCAATTGCTCAGCCATCTCGTCTAGCGACTGAAGTAGCGTTCTCCCTGGGCCACGGGTCCACTCGATGAACGGCGTTAGCTTGCTGTGGTGAGCGCGATACCACTGCATCATCCATCGGGGATCGCGAAGGCTTTCCAGGAAGGCTTGTTCGGCTTCCTCGGCTGTTGCATCACCAACTGAGTAACGCGTCAACACGCGGGCGTCGGTGGGCCGCATTGGGTACTTGGCGAGGATCTCGTCTAAGGTTCCGGAGCGCGCATTGCCGACGACTGAGGAGAGAAGGTCACTGCGTGGCTTGCCACGCTTTAGCGCCTTCCGCGCCGCGAGTCTGCGCGCTGCTCGATTCGGGGCAACTTCGGCGATGACGTCAACAATGCCCTTGGTGAGCTCGACTTCGCCAATCGGTGACACCGCCGCACTTCCCTCGGGAAACCAGTCTCCAGTAGAAGAGAACGGCTCGACCGGCGAATCGGTGAGCTTGTGCGCACGACGAAGCTCTTGCGCAAACAAGCGGTCCTGTGAGATGAGCACATTGCGACCGCACAACTTCACCAGCAGGTCGGCGCGGCGCTCTGCTGCGTCTACTAAGCGCGCGTCCAACGGAGACATTTCGCTGAGGTGCGTCCCTGAGAAGAATGTCTCAACGGCCCCGGTCTGGCACAGGGCACGGAGCTGCGATGCTATGGCTTGCTCTGCAGCGCTCCGGTTTGAAGCTGAGAGTACAGAATAGTCTGCGCTGTCGAGATAGAGCTTAGCGGGGCGTACACATGTGTTGTGTGACGGCGAACTTGCAAGCTCAGCGGGCGGCGCAGCCGTCCGATGGAGCGAAGAGTTAGGCCGCATTTTGGTGTGATTGCCAGCGGCCCAGTATCAAGCTGCCAAGATCGTCTCTGCCGGCCAACGCTGCAGTTGCTACCGTTGCTAGGCTTCCGACGAGTTCGCCGAGCCGCAATGCCGCGAGAAGTTCCTCAGCGGTATATGCAGGTTCTACTGCAGTCTCAGTCATCCATCGTTGCACGTGAAGACCTCCCGTGTGCGTGAAAGAACACATCGCGTCCCAATGCCTTCTCACTAAAGCAGTGAGCTTTCCGCCTTCATACGGGTGCACTTGCTCAAGAGCATCGAGAAGAAGCCGAAGCTTGGGTGGGTCTTCGTCTGACATGAACGAGTCGACCTGCGCTTCAGATGCGCAGTGCGCCAGCCACTCGCCTCTCAAAAACGATTCGAGCGCCGGACGCAAGAGTGCCATTGCACTTGCGTAGCGACGCTCTTCCAAGAGAAGAACCATCGAATGGTGATGGTCCTGTGCGATTGCTAGACAGCCGGAAGCGGCTCGTGCTCGAACTGACGCCGGAAGCTCAACGTCGTATACGAGTGTGGCTAGCCACGTGACTAGATCGGCGGCGCGTCGAAGTTCAGCAGTGGTGATCATGCAGCTCAATGTTCGACATGAATGGCAGCTGGCGGCTTGCTGACAGCTGTCCGCTCGATGGACGGGTTGGGCGTCATACCGCTCTGCCGAAGGTTTGATCAACGGGAAGATATGCTGAGGGCGTGGCGAGGCTACTGCCAGCTTGACGTAACCAGGAGTCGAACAAGACGTACCAAGCGAGCAACGCGTTCTCACCCAAGTCCATCACCAGGGCAGGCGGCAGCATTGCCGATAGGTCAGCTCCGTGCTGTAAGTGAAGTTGAGAACGATGTGCGCTACCCGGCTGCCCGAGCTGGGAAAGCTCCATGTAGGAGCCGCAGGAGATGAGAACACGATCGGGAACAACGATGAAGTCTGGCTGTTCGTTACGCGGAACGCCCGCAAGCTCGATCAGCACGTTCGCCTTAAGGGTCTCCGGTGCCGGGCAGTCGAATCCCCACACCACGAACAGCGAGTCGAACACCCGCTGACCTTGACCTGCTTCACAGTAGCGGCGCTGCAGAGTCTTAAAGCGACGCCCCTTAGCAATCGAGTCACGTAGTTCTGCCGGGCTTAGAGTCGTTTTTACTTCGACCAGGGAGTACACGGCCTCAACCGGCCAGAGTTGGTTCCGTGACGTTCCATAGAGCGGCGAGTTGTTTAGCGCATCCACAACAACTAGATCCGCCTGGTTTGAGAACAATCCTTCGTGAGAGATGACCATGCCTGACCCTACCCCGAAACGTTTGGGCAAGTGGTCAGAGAGGAAAGTGGCAACCAGATCTTCTCTGTTCTCACCGGCGGAAAGGTGATGGGACGCAAAGTCCCGCCTTATCGATGAAGACTTAGCGCGCATCTCGCGAGCGATGTCTGCCAGATATGCTGGAAGAATCAAAGTTCTCTCTCCTATGCCGCACAACTATGTTCTAGATGGACAGCCGATACCGTGTAAGCATGAGCCTGTCCGCATAACGCAATCGCTAACTCCACCTCAAGTGCCTTGTCACGCCTGTACATACCGGCGCGGACTGTACGTTCATTCGGCAATATTGTGGCGACCAAAGCCGACAAATCGCGCGCCCGACTTTGTCAGGGGCGAGGTCGGCATAACAAACCTCTGTGAGAGTATTCCCGAGCGGGAGGACGGAGGGGATTTTTCAATGGCTGCTCCTTCAGTGTCGCGCGGTCACGCCGTTCGAAACCTGCTGGACGCTATGACCGACTAGCGCTCCAGCGGTCGCCGCTGATGACCGCTCCTGGCCGAGACTGACAGTACGCCGGCGCGCCTGAAAGCTGCCCCCTCCAGGGGTATGTGGCGGCTCCTCCTTGACAGCGCGCCTCCGCGGGTAAGCCGGCGACAGGGCTGCTTCAAGAAGCATTCTGTGGAGCCCTCAACTCGATGGGAGACCATCATGGGAACCGCAGGCAACACCGCGCATCGCGAGCCGTGGAACAAGGGCAAGATCGTCGGGAGAAGGCGCCCTTTAAGCTCAAGGACATCTGGGCGCTACGCGTCCGCCTCCAGATGGAAAGCCGGGTGCGCGGACTGGCGCTCTTCAACCTGGGAATTGACAGCAAGCGGCGTGGGTGCGACCTCGTCGCCCTTAGGGTGCGGGATGTGTGCCATGGCGACCAGGTGGCAAGTCGCGCCATCGTCATGCAGCACAAGACCCAGCGCCCGGTGCAGTTCGAGATCACTCAGGCCACCAGGGACGTCCTACAGACGTCGATCAAGCAGGCCGCGCTGAAGCTAGAGGACTTCCTCTTCCCCAGCCGGCTTCACGACTCGCCGCATCTTTGGACCCGCCAGTACGCCCGGATCCTCGGGCACTGTGTCGATGAGCTGGGCCTAGACCGCGCTGAGTACGGGACGCACTCAATGCGCAGGACGACTTCGAGCAGACGGAGATCTGAGCCAGCAGACGGCCGGCCACTCGCGCAAGGCGGGGGTGGCCGACGGCGAATGCTGCTGTCTGGCGTGTCACCGCACTCACGCAGCCGGCCAGGAGCCGTCGCTGAAGAAAGTGGGCTTCATGGCACTTCAATGCCTCCCCTTTAGGCCATCCCGAGCACGTCTTGGTACAGGCGGCGAAGGTGCTGATCTGACATATCCAGGATTGGCTCGTACATGAACGAGTTGAGATGGACATTCTCCGGGGTCATGAGCATCACGCGCTGAAGAACTCGAAGGTTTTCGGCCTCCCCCGAGAACGAATCACGGTAACGTTTCAGAAGTGCCGGGGTCTGGTTCGCACTGATGGTCGCAAGCCAAGTGTCATCGTTGATCTTGGCAGCCATGAACCGTTCGGCCTTCAGGCGGGTAGCAATCGACATAACCACCTTGTTTTCAAAGTTGATGCCATCGTCTGCTTGCAAGCAGGCTCTGGCTTCCACGTCGATCATATTGAGCACGCTCTCCGCCTGGTCTGGCGACTGCGCGGCTGCGCCGAACAGGCGAAAATAGACGCCATCCAGGTCGGCGACCGTGATTCGGTCAGAACCGGCCTTCCAGTGCAGCAACGATGTCAGCAGGCTGTAGTCAGCGTCGCGATCTCCCCTCGTGTACTCGATCAGGTTTCGCATGAAGGGGATGCAACCGATCTTCTTCCGACGATCTGCATGAAAGTTCGGCTTCCAGAGGTTAACGAACACGTTCTTAATACCGACGGCCTCTTGCAGCCTTACGCCTTCGGCGGTCTTGGACACCATGAAGCAGTTGTTCCGCTGGACCAGCCCGCGGCTCTGGATGGTGCGGTAGAAGTCGAAGTTGTGCGTCAGGATGAGCAGCTTGAAGCGCGGGTCCTCAGCGAGGTCAGCCAAGTACTGAACGATGGCGTACTTGTTCTTATAGTCAAACGAATCTGCGATGTCGTCAACGACAACCAGAGTTTCCTTGCCACCCTGCTTCCGAACCTCGATGTCGAAGAGCATGTTAAGTACGTAGAATGCTTTCCTCTCGCCCGTGCTCAACGTTTGTAGGAGGGCCTCGCGGCCTACCTGAATCTCCTGCTCGCCGTCCTTGAACATGAAGCCCAAGCGCAGTACTGCTTCCTGGCCAAGCATGACCTCGACCTTGTTGATTGCGACAAGGCGAAAAGGGACCACGAAACGATCATTGAAGATGTCGATGACCGCCTGCCACTGCGTGCCTTCCCGAGCAGCCTGCTCTTGGATCTCCTTGCTCCGCGCCGCCGCCGCTTGGACCTTGGCAATGAGAGCTAGGTACAGCTCGTAGTGGGACTTGATGTACGACTTCCAGAGCTTCTCCTTAAATGCCGGTAGGTTGGCAAGC
The sequence above is a segment of the Aquabacterium sp. J223 genome. Coding sequences within it:
- a CDS encoding AAA family ATPase; translated protein: MKTLNLALANCYGIRKLEAILDYSKSPTVSIYAPNGAMKSSLANTFQDIAHGKESKDRVFLDRVTTRSVTDEVGAKFPAEGIVVLRPYEEAPGQNEETATLLVNQTLRKEYEALHADIYAARTAFLKAVKAQSKSKRDIDKEISTTFTAGSDQFYVALNRIKDELAEQPDAPFASVPYEVVMDEKVLAFLATGDFKTAIDDYVKKYNELLAASKYFKKGTFNYYNAATVARQLKENGFFEAKHTVSLNGEDRVEITSEEQLEELIKQEKEKITSDAGLRKKFDALEKQIQKNATLRDFEAYVQQHEELLPELANLPAFKEKLWKSYIKSHYELYLALIAKVQAAAARSKEIQEQAAREGTQWQAVIDIFNDRFVVPFRLVAINKVEVMLGQEAVLRLGFMFKDGEQEIQVGREALLQTLSTGERKAFYVLNMLFDIEVRKQGGKETLVVVDDIADSFDYKNKYAIVQYLADLAEDPRFKLLILTHNFDFYRTIQSRGLVQRNNCFMVSKTAEGVRLQEAVGIKNVFVNLWKPNFHADRRKKIGCIPFMRNLIEYTRGDRDADYSLLTSLLHWKAGSDRITVADLDGVYFRLFGAAAQSPDQAESVLNMIDVEARACLQADDGINFENKVVMSIATRLKAERFMAAKINDDTWLATISANQTPALLKRYRDSFSGEAENLRVLQRVMLMTPENVHLNSFMYEPILDMSDQHLRRLYQDVLGMA
- a CDS encoding DUF6988 family protein, whose translation is MITTAELRRAADLVTWLATLVYDVELPASVRARAASGCLAIAQDHHHSMVLLLEERRYASAMALLRPALESFLRGEWLAHCASEAQVDSFMSDEDPPKLRLLLDALEQVHPYEGGKLTALVRRHWDAMCSFTHTGGLHVQRWMTETAVEPAYTAEELLAALRLGELVGSLATVATAALAGRDDLGSLILGRWQSHQNAA
- a CDS encoding DUF6602 domain-containing protein, which codes for MILPAYLADIAREMRAKSSSIRRDFASHHLSAGENREDLVATFLSDHLPKRFGVGSGMVISHEGLFSNQADLVVVDALNNSPLYGTSRNQLWPVEAVYSLVEVKTTLSPAELRDSIAKGRRFKTLQRRYCEAGQGQRVFDSLFVVWGFDCPAPETLKANVLIELAGVPRNEQPDFIVVPDRVLISCGSYMELSQLGQPGSAHRSQLHLQHGADLSAMLPPALVMDLGENALLAWYVLFDSWLRQAGSSLATPSAYLPVDQTFGRAV